The DNA region TTGACGAACGAACGCACGTTCGGCGAGCATGACGAACGCACGTTCGGAAGCGGTGCGCCCGGCGTGTGGGCGAGCTGCAACGAACGTGCGTCGGGACTGTCACACCCATGACGTACACCCGACGCAGACCAGACAGGAGGTCGGTGATGATCGAGGCGGCGACGACCAGCGAGCCCAGACGGACACGCGCGAGGGGTGAGGTCGCCAGGCGGCCGGCGCTGACGGTGATCGAAGGAGGCCGCCATGCCGAGCGGACGCGCGCGACGGTGGCGGTCGCGATGCTCGTCTGCCTGCTGCTGACGCTGGCGTGGACCCGTGTCGCGGCTGTCGCAGACGCTGAGCGGCCGTTGGTCGCCGGGACCGCCACGGTCGGTCCCGGCCAGACCCTGTGGGATGTCGCGTTGACGCATGCGCCTGCGGGCAGCGACCCCCGCGGGTACCTGCAACGGCTCCGTGCCGTCAACCTGCTCGCGCCGGGGGAGGTCGCGCCGTGGACGGTGGTGCTCCTACCGGCCGAGTGACCCGGTCGGGCGTGGCGACGTCGCAGGTGTCGTTGGGGTCAGGGCGACCGTCGCGTCCTTCTGGAGCGACTTCAGTTCCTTCTCGAAGTCCTCGGGGCCCTGGAAGTCCTTGTAGACGGACGCGAACCGCACGTAGGACACGTCGTCGAGCTCACGCAGGCGTGCCAGGACCTGCAGCCCCACCTGTTCGCTGGTCACCTGCCGAGCGCCGACCTGACGGACGGCCACCTCGACGTCAGCCACCGCCCGGTCCAGCGCCTCGGTGGAGACCCGGCCCTTGGCGGCCCGAGCCATGCCTTCGCGGACCTTGGTGCGGTCGAAGGGCTGCAGCTGGCCGGAGGTCTTCTGGACGAGCAACTGCGGCAGCTCCAAGCGCTCGAACGTGGTGTAGCGTGCGCCGCACGGTTGACACTCCCGGCGACGGCGGATCGACGAACCGTCATCGGCCGGACGGGAATCGACGACCCGGTCGTCGTCCTGGCCGCACGTCGGGCAACGCATCGCCCAGTCCACCTCCGCGACCCCGATGCCGCCAGGACGCTACCCGCGGCCCGCGCCGGCGACGAGGAGGCCCGACACGTCGTCGGGGCGTCAGCGGCGTTCGACCCACACGTGCAGACCGCGCGCACCATCC from Actinomycetota bacterium includes:
- the nrdR gene encoding transcriptional regulator NrdR, with amino-acid sequence MRCPTCGQDDDRVVDSRPADDGSSIRRRRECQPCGARYTTFERLELPQLLVQKTSGQLQPFDRTKVREGMARAAKGRVSTEALDRAVADVEVAVRQVGARQVTSEQVGLQVLARLRELDDVSYVRFASVYKDFQGPEDFEKELKSLQKDATVALTPTTPATSPRPTGSLGR